From one Thalassospira lucentensis genomic stretch:
- a CDS encoding FAD-binding oxidoreductase: MHILPASAIKELQDALGPKGWSMEADILANHNAEARGKFAGDAGMVLYPANTDEVAKCVAICATHGIAIVPQGGNTGRCGGAVANAAEVILNLKRMNRIIEIDARDFTATVEAGAILQTVQDAAGDRDLLFPLSLGSEGSCQIGGNLATNAGGLNVIRYGNARDLVLGLEVVLPDGSVWNGLSSLRKDNTGYDLRDLFIGAEGTLGIITKATLKLFPKPRHVATAWVAVPSPDAALDLLALARRESGDAIAAFELLCGFAHDMAIAHLPGLSAPLAAPSDWYVMIELTSSRPKDDLNEVLSDLLESALEAGLASDATLAQSEAQRANLWAIREGIPEAQGFEGGSIKHDVSVPVSKVPELLTRGMAAAGDFIPGIRPCPFGHVGDGNIHFNFTQPVEMEKQAFLDCWETLNRLIHDIVADLGGSISAEHGIGKLKLDELARYASPEKMKLLRAIKDAIDPDGMLNPGKIVI, translated from the coding sequence ATGCACATCCTGCCCGCCAGCGCGATCAAGGAACTTCAGGATGCCCTTGGCCCGAAAGGCTGGAGCATGGAGGCCGATATTCTGGCAAACCATAATGCCGAGGCCCGCGGCAAGTTTGCTGGCGACGCGGGCATGGTGCTTTACCCCGCCAACACCGACGAAGTCGCCAAATGTGTCGCGATCTGTGCAACACATGGCATTGCGATTGTGCCTCAGGGCGGCAATACCGGGCGATGCGGCGGGGCGGTTGCCAATGCCGCCGAGGTGATCCTGAACCTGAAACGGATGAACCGGATCATTGAAATTGATGCCCGCGATTTCACCGCAACGGTCGAGGCCGGTGCGATCCTGCAAACCGTGCAGGATGCGGCAGGCGACCGTGACCTTCTTTTCCCTCTAAGCCTTGGGTCGGAGGGCTCCTGCCAGATTGGCGGCAATCTTGCGACCAATGCGGGCGGGCTGAACGTCATTCGTTATGGCAATGCGCGTGATCTGGTTCTGGGGCTTGAAGTCGTTCTGCCCGATGGTAGCGTGTGGAACGGCCTGTCATCCCTGCGCAAGGACAATACCGGCTATGATCTGCGCGATCTGTTTATCGGGGCGGAAGGCACCCTTGGCATTATCACCAAGGCAACGCTGAAACTGTTTCCCAAGCCGCGCCATGTCGCGACCGCTTGGGTGGCTGTCCCCAGCCCCGATGCCGCCCTTGACCTTCTGGCGCTTGCGCGACGTGAAAGCGGTGATGCGATTGCCGCGTTCGAGCTGTTGTGCGGCTTTGCCCATGATATGGCCATCGCCCATTTGCCGGGGCTATCTGCCCCGCTTGCCGCACCCTCGGACTGGTATGTGATGATCGAGCTGACCTCGTCACGGCCCAAGGATGATTTGAACGAGGTTCTAAGCGACCTTCTCGAAAGCGCCCTTGAGGCGGGCCTTGCCAGCGATGCAACGCTTGCACAATCCGAGGCCCAGCGCGCCAATCTTTGGGCGATCCGCGAAGGCATCCCCGAGGCACAGGGGTTTGAAGGCGGCAGCATCAAGCATGATGTATCGGTTCCGGTTTCCAAGGTGCCGGAATTGCTGACACGCGGCATGGCCGCGGCCGGTGATTTCATTCCGGGCATTCGCCCCTGCCCGTTTGGCCATGTTGGTGATGGCAATATCCATTTCAACTTCACCCAGCCGGTCGAGATGGAAAAACAGGCATTTCTCGATTGCTGGGAAACGCTTAACCGCCTGATCCATGACATTGTTGCCGATCTTGGCGGATCGATCAGTGCCGAACATGGCATTGGCAAGCTGAAGCTTGATGAACTGGCCCGCTATGCCAGCCCGGAAAAGATGAAATTATTGCGCGCGATCAAGGATGCGATTGATCCAGATGGAATGCTCAACCCCGGCAAAATCGTCATTTAG
- a CDS encoding L-threonylcarbamoyladenylate synthase, giving the protein MSPALTIRPYSEGALTQAAAKLRAGELVAFPTETVYGLGADATNDDAVAGIFAAKQRPSFNPLISHFPDRDAASQHAVFDARADKLADAFWPGALTLVLPKRDDSTVSHLTTAGLPSIAVRVPAHDMARALLRAVGRPIAAPSANRSGRISPTTAAHVAASLGNAIGMILDGGPCGVGLESTVIDLTTDQVVMLRPGGITRDQVAEVLGCDVVMAETDDNAPKSPGMLTSHYAPGLPVRLNADAPDQKKYGHEILLAFGDCVTKGFDKVLWLSKTGDDREAAANLFAKLHEADQPRFDGIAIAPIPDTGLGLAINDRMKRASAPRALHPTP; this is encoded by the coding sequence ATGTCCCCGGCTTTGACGATCCGCCCCTATTCCGAAGGTGCCCTGACACAGGCCGCGGCCAAGTTGCGCGCGGGCGAGCTTGTCGCGTTTCCGACCGAAACGGTTTACGGGTTGGGCGCGGATGCCACCAATGACGATGCGGTTGCAGGCATTTTTGCCGCCAAGCAACGGCCAAGCTTCAACCCGCTGATCAGCCATTTTCCTGACCGCGATGCCGCCTCTCAGCATGCGGTTTTTGATGCGCGTGCCGATAAGCTTGCCGATGCGTTCTGGCCCGGTGCCCTGACCCTTGTTTTGCCCAAACGCGATGACAGCACGGTTTCGCACCTGACCACCGCCGGATTACCAAGCATTGCGGTGCGTGTGCCCGCACATGACATGGCGCGCGCATTATTGCGTGCGGTTGGTCGCCCGATTGCAGCACCTTCGGCCAACCGGTCCGGGCGGATCAGCCCGACGACGGCGGCCCATGTAGCAGCATCCCTTGGCAATGCGATTGGCATGATCTTGGATGGCGGGCCCTGCGGGGTCGGACTTGAAAGCACCGTCATTGATCTTACCACCGATCAGGTGGTGATGCTGCGCCCCGGCGGGATTACGCGTGATCAGGTGGCGGAAGTTCTGGGATGCGACGTCGTGATGGCCGAAACAGATGACAATGCGCCCAAAAGCCCCGGCATGCTGACCAGCCATTATGCGCCCGGCCTTCCGGTGCGGCTGAATGCCGATGCACCAGATCAGAAGAAATATGGCCATGAAATATTGCTGGCATTCGGGGATTGCGTGACCAAGGGGTTTGATAAAGTCCTGTGGCTTTCGAAAACCGGTGATGACCGCGAAGCCGCCGCCAACCTGTTTGCCAAGCTGCACGAAGCCGATCAGCCGCGCTTTGACGGGATCGCGATTGCGCCGATCCCCGATACCGGTCTTGGGCTTGCGATCAATGACAGGATGAAACGCGCCAGCGCGCCCCGCGCCCTTCATCCGACCCCGTAA
- a CDS encoding MFS transporter, producing the protein MPLHMPSIPPKIAIPLALINLASFVSQIIQIGVIDTLLPLALTNAGLGERHGGMMLSLYWIADLIGGFFVAAVLRKTHPFIPLLISGLSFFTLIVVVMFAPQSALVLPATLFAGVGLILRWVVCDGLIVQLAPRDKMGRVVGFHETLMGLGIVLGPILIGWFGDDAFVMSGIALAAAIIPLFCAFAMPRIEMASTQKGAGAAFRRWIDHWDLVLIAFVAGFVEICFLSVLPLQSQRDTGLADAGLWMAAIFVFGGTICQPLVGYVSDKSGPIKLAWLCFGLLLAGAVPMALAGYGIFAAIIQFALGIAVAGLYTAAVLIAASGRGQGYQVGVLVIVSQSYTLGAIVGPSAGTSLLVMVGSWALPILVLLSAGISVLLLMMRRATPAPGN; encoded by the coding sequence ATGCCTTTGCACATGCCATCCATCCCGCCGAAAATCGCCATACCGCTGGCCCTGATTAATCTCGCGTCCTTTGTTTCGCAGATCATCCAGATCGGCGTGATCGATACGCTTTTGCCTCTGGCACTGACCAATGCCGGGCTGGGGGAACGGCATGGCGGCATGATGCTGTCGCTTTACTGGATTGCCGATCTGATCGGCGGTTTCTTTGTAGCGGCGGTTTTGCGCAAAACCCATCCCTTCATCCCGCTTCTGATCAGCGGCCTGTCATTCTTCACCCTGATTGTCGTGGTGATGTTTGCGCCGCAATCGGCTCTTGTCCTGCCGGCAACCCTGTTTGCCGGGGTGGGGTTGATCCTGCGGTGGGTGGTGTGTGACGGGCTGATCGTGCAACTGGCCCCGCGCGATAAAATGGGCCGGGTGGTTGGTTTTCATGAAACCCTGATGGGGCTTGGCATAGTTCTGGGGCCGATCCTGATTGGCTGGTTTGGGGATGACGCATTCGTCATGTCGGGCATTGCCCTTGCGGCCGCCATCATTCCGCTTTTCTGCGCCTTTGCCATGCCGCGCATTGAAATGGCATCGACCCAAAAGGGAGCCGGGGCAGCTTTCCGGCGCTGGATCGATCATTGGGATCTGGTGCTGATTGCCTTTGTCGCGGGGTTTGTCGAAATCTGCTTTTTGTCGGTCCTGCCCTTGCAATCGCAACGCGACACCGGGCTTGCCGATGCCGGGCTCTGGATGGCGGCGATATTTGTGTTTGGCGGCACGATCTGTCAGCCGCTTGTCGGCTATGTTTCCGATAAAAGCGGCCCGATCAAACTGGCATGGCTATGCTTCGGATTGCTTCTGGCGGGGGCGGTGCCGATGGCGCTTGCAGGCTACGGCATCTTTGCCGCCATCATTCAGTTCGCACTGGGGATTGCGGTGGCCGGGCTTTATACCGCTGCCGTCCTGATCGCGGCTAGTGGCCGGGGGCAGGGATATCAGGTCGGCGTTCTGGTGATCGTCTCGCAAAGCTATACGCTGGGGGCCATTGTCGGCCCGTCGGCGGGGACGTCGCTTCTGGTGATGGTCGGAAGCTGGGCCTTGCCGATCCTTGTTCTACTGTCGGCAGGCATATCGGTACTGCTTTTAATGATGCGCCGGGCCACACCGGCACCGGGAAACTAG
- the cysQ gene encoding 3'(2'),5'-bisphosphate nucleotidase CysQ, whose protein sequence is MTIALPADASALENGLIEIARRAGAAMMKIYDTDFEVRSKDDASPVTEADDAAEAVILPGLRALTPNVKIVSEESAAAGDIPDVNGDTDFFWLVDPLDGTKEFIKRNGEFTVNIALIARGAPVLGVVYAPAIEKLYYGGPDGAKLIEGSGDGNDSTRAITVRDMPEDGVVVVGSRSHGDPDAMKAFLGDLAVKELRPAGSSLKLCLLAEGVADLYPRLGPTMEWDIGAGHAVLAAAGGVVENMDGTRFAYGKADFRNPFFIARSPSVPVTYQS, encoded by the coding sequence ATGACGATTGCCCTTCCGGCCGATGCCAGTGCCCTTGAAAACGGGTTGATTGAAATTGCGCGCCGCGCCGGTGCCGCCATGATGAAAATCTATGACACCGATTTCGAAGTCCGGTCCAAGGATGACGCATCCCCGGTGACCGAGGCCGATGACGCCGCCGAGGCGGTGATCCTGCCCGGTCTTCGCGCCCTGACCCCGAATGTCAAAATCGTGTCCGAGGAAAGTGCGGCCGCAGGTGACATTCCCGATGTGAACGGGGATACCGACTTCTTCTGGCTGGTTGATCCGCTGGACGGGACCAAGGAATTCATCAAACGCAACGGCGAGTTTACCGTCAATATCGCCCTGATTGCCAGGGGCGCCCCGGTTCTGGGCGTGGTTTATGCCCCGGCAATTGAAAAGCTTTATTACGGCGGGCCGGATGGCGCGAAGCTGATTGAAGGCAGTGGTGATGGTAACGACAGTACGCGCGCGATCACCGTGCGCGACATGCCGGAAGACGGCGTTGTGGTTGTTGGGTCACGGTCGCATGGCGATCCCGACGCGATGAAGGCGTTTCTCGGTGATCTTGCGGTCAAGGAACTGCGCCCGGCTGGAAGTTCGCTTAAGCTCTGCCTTCTGGCCGAAGGTGTTGCTGACCTTTATCCGCGGCTTGGCCCGACCATGGAATGGGATATCGGGGCCGGTCATGCGGTTCTGGCGGCTGCCGGTGGCGTGGTCGAGAATATGGACGGGACTCGGTTTGCCTATGGCAAGGCCGATTTCCGCAATCCGTTCTTCATCGCACGCAGCCCATCCGTACCGGTGACCTACCAATCCTGA
- the ftrA gene encoding transcriptional regulator FtrA, which produces MPDHRAADIKPTDALHHVVVLAYDGLCTFEFGIALEAFALPRPEFDFPWYRCSIAGIDPEIRAMGGFRVATDAGIELIDHADTVIIPGWRGADVMPDVALCDALRRAHARGCRLVSICSGVFVLAASGLLANGRATTHWRYTDRLHAMYPDIEIVDDVLYVENSQIITSAGSSAGIDACLHVIRSDHGAQVANVVARRLVMPPHRDGGQAQYVEAPVQERPGKSIAAVLDWARGKLAEPIEIGEMADFSGLSERTFLRRFREGTGMAPLKWLRRERVLRAMKLLEETSLPLGDIAEQCGFQSMETFRIAFRDIAHVPPARYRNRFRVSQPA; this is translated from the coding sequence ATGCCCGATCATCGTGCCGCAGACATCAAACCAACCGACGCCCTGCATCATGTTGTGGTGCTGGCCTATGACGGGCTTTGCACATTTGAATTCGGCATCGCCCTGGAGGCATTTGCCCTGCCCCGGCCGGAATTTGATTTTCCGTGGTATCGCTGTTCGATTGCGGGAATTGACCCGGAAATCCGGGCGATGGGCGGTTTTCGGGTGGCGACCGATGCCGGGATCGAATTGATTGATCATGCCGATACCGTGATCATCCCCGGCTGGCGCGGGGCGGATGTGATGCCTGATGTGGCACTTTGTGATGCTTTAAGGCGTGCTCATGCCCGCGGATGCCGGTTGGTAAGCATCTGTTCGGGCGTGTTTGTTCTGGCGGCAAGCGGGTTGCTGGCAAACGGGCGGGCGACGACGCATTGGCGATATACCGACCGGCTGCACGCGATGTATCCCGATATCGAGATTGTCGATGATGTTTTATATGTCGAAAACAGCCAGATCATCACATCGGCGGGCAGCAGTGCGGGGATTGATGCCTGTTTGCATGTGATCCGGTCCGATCATGGCGCGCAGGTTGCCAATGTGGTCGCACGGCGGTTGGTGATGCCCCCCCATCGTGATGGGGGACAGGCGCAATATGTCGAAGCACCGGTACAGGAACGACCGGGCAAATCGATTGCAGCCGTTCTGGACTGGGCACGCGGCAAACTGGCCGAACCAATTGAAATCGGCGAAATGGCCGACTTTTCGGGACTAAGCGAAAGAACATTTTTGCGGCGCTTCCGCGAAGGCACCGGCATGGCTCCGCTTAAATGGCTGCGGCGTGAACGGGTATTGCGGGCGATGAAATTGCTTGAAGAAACCAGTTTGCCGCTGGGTGACATTGCCGAGCAATGCGGGTTCCAGTCGATGGAAACATTTCGCATCGCGTTTCGCGATATCGCCCATGTGCCCCCGGCCCGCTATCGTAACCGGTTTCGGGTCAGTCAACCGGCGTGA
- a CDS encoding rhodanese-like domain-containing protein, with protein sequence MKSLINETAPAPSHIARAHFDAMLQFETDCWDTHASLQSGADDFILVDVRSPALYHGGHIEGAINIPHGKMTERRMAEYPAGKTFVVYCAGPHCNGANKAACRLAALGLPVKLMIGGVTGWIDEGFSLTEPDA encoded by the coding sequence ATGAAAAGCCTGATCAATGAAACCGCGCCCGCACCGTCGCATATCGCACGTGCCCATTTTGATGCGATGCTGCAATTTGAAACCGATTGCTGGGACACGCATGCAAGCCTGCAATCAGGGGCCGATGATTTCATTCTTGTCGATGTCCGGTCCCCCGCGCTGTATCACGGCGGCCATATCGAAGGCGCGATCAACATCCCGCACGGCAAGATGACCGAACGCCGCATGGCCGAATATCCCGCCGGTAAAACCTTTGTGGTTTATTGCGCCGGTCCGCATTGCAATGGTGCCAACAAGGCGGCCTGTCGGCTGGCCGCCCTTGGCCTGCCGGTCAAGCTGATGATTGGTGGTGTGACCGGTTGGATCGACGAGGGGTTCAGCCTGACGGAACCGGATGCCTGA
- a CDS encoding GNAT family N-acetyltransferase, translated as MTSSPVPYEIRTAVPNDLPRLIDLIADHADFERQKVNRAHLAENLPRYLFGADACLSVMVAGRGGELVGYGAASIEFSTWKAACFLHLDCLYLAPQSRGAGLGARMLAAFENLARQQNLGWMEWQTPDWNIDAARFYERNGALALPKLRFAKTLSHIPSR; from the coding sequence ATGACGTCATCACCAGTGCCGTATGAAATCCGCACCGCCGTCCCGAATGATCTGCCCCGTCTGATTGACCTGATTGCCGATCACGCGGATTTTGAACGCCAGAAGGTCAATCGCGCCCATCTGGCCGAAAACCTGCCCCGATATCTGTTTGGCGCGGATGCCTGCCTGAGCGTGATGGTGGCGGGCAGGGGTGGGGAACTGGTCGGCTATGGTGCGGCCAGTATCGAATTTTCAACATGGAAGGCCGCCTGCTTCCTGCATCTGGATTGTCTTTACCTTGCGCCGCAAAGCCGTGGGGCCGGGCTTGGCGCGCGGATGCTGGCCGCGTTTGAAAATCTGGCACGTCAGCAGAACCTTGGCTGGATGGAATGGCAAACGCCCGACTGGAATATCGATGCTGCCCGGTTTTATGAACGCAATGGGGCACTGGCCCTGCCAAAGCTGCGCTTTGCGAAAACGCTGTCCCACATCCCTAGCCGGTGA
- a CDS encoding DUF2750 domain-containing protein — MSSAGSDNINARDARYRYFIESVIAWEGVWGLYDKGWLLCPGNDGTRYCPFFASHDHAEAWNEIAQTGYVPTAITLVELTEKLLPDLARNRIEPGISPTGDDGPILPGHLALHDDLMAALKKSITG, encoded by the coding sequence ATGAGCAGTGCCGGATCAGACAACATCAATGCCCGTGATGCGCGCTATCGTTATTTCATTGAAAGCGTGATCGCGTGGGAAGGTGTTTGGGGGCTTTATGACAAGGGCTGGCTGTTGTGCCCCGGCAATGATGGCACCCGATATTGCCCGTTTTTCGCAAGCCATGACCATGCCGAAGCGTGGAACGAGATCGCGCAAACCGGCTATGTCCCAACCGCGATCACACTGGTTGAACTGACCGAAAAGCTGTTGCCCGATCTTGCCCGGAACAGGATCGAGCCCGGTATTTCTCCCACCGGCGATGATGGCCCGATCCTGCCGGGGCATTTGGCATTGCATGATGATTTGATGGCCGCGTTAAAGAAATCGATCACCGGCTAG
- the amrB gene encoding AmmeMemoRadiSam system protein B codes for MPLIRPPAIAGTFYPAAPDMLRSEIDGLIHAAVESQTENDTPIPKAIIVPHAGLMFSGAIAGLGFATVRALKDTVKRIVIIGPAHRMAFQGIAIAKADGFATPLGDVRCDLAGLQAALAWPQVQVLDEAHTQEHGLEIELPFIQRLFGEDADIGIVPLLVSRCSAWQVHEVIEALWGGPETLIVISSDLSHFHDYDTAKRIDDNTRAMIERFDAESITSGDACGALPVAGMLMSARKRGMRIRTLGMCNSGDVTGDKSRVVGYGAWAVYAGSADMREDAKTSKSSGGFVGMTEKLLADHGAMMIDLARQSIWHGVTHGGPLRIDPASVSPELLQPGACFVTLKKSGQLRGCIGSVMAHRDLATDLCENAFKAGFGDPRFPALRQDELNDDLELSISVLSPPRDFPFESEADLIAKLTPHEDGIILSDGNHRGLFLPQVWEQLPDPADFVAQLKRKAGLSTDHWSDRMRAQRFVTRGISGKDIAPRDFWQQPPPMS; via the coding sequence ATGCCCCTCATCCGTCCTCCCGCCATTGCCGGAACGTTTTATCCCGCAGCACCCGATATGTTGCGTAGCGAGATTGACGGGTTGATCCATGCGGCGGTCGAGAGCCAGACGGAGAATGACACGCCAATCCCCAAGGCAATCATTGTGCCCCATGCCGGGCTGATGTTTTCAGGGGCGATTGCCGGTCTGGGTTTTGCCACGGTTCGGGCGTTAAAGGACACGGTCAAACGGATCGTGATCATTGGCCCGGCGCATCGCATGGCGTTTCAGGGGATTGCGATTGCCAAGGCGGACGGGTTTGCCACACCGCTTGGCGATGTGCGCTGTGATCTGGCCGGGTTGCAGGCCGCCCTTGCATGGCCGCAGGTGCAGGTTCTGGACGAGGCGCACACGCAAGAGCACGGGCTTGAGATCGAATTGCCGTTTATCCAGCGATTGTTTGGCGAAGATGCCGATATCGGCATTGTGCCGCTGCTGGTCAGCCGGTGTTCTGCATGGCAGGTGCATGAGGTGATAGAGGCCCTTTGGGGTGGGCCGGAAACCCTGATCGTGATTTCATCGGACCTGTCGCATTTTCATGATTACGATACCGCCAAACGCATCGACGACAATACGCGCGCAATGATCGAACGGTTTGACGCCGAAAGCATCACAAGCGGCGATGCATGCGGCGCGTTACCGGTTGCGGGCATGTTGATGTCGGCCCGCAAGCGCGGCATGCGGATCAGGACGCTTGGCATGTGCAATTCCGGCGATGTGACGGGCGATAAATCACGTGTGGTCGGCTATGGCGCGTGGGCGGTTTATGCGGGGTCAGCGGATATGCGCGAGGATGCAAAGACGAGCAAATCATCAGGAGGCTTTGTCGGCATGACCGAAAAGCTTCTGGCCGATCACGGGGCCATGATGATCGACCTTGCACGGCAATCGATCTGGCACGGGGTCACGCATGGCGGGCCGCTTCGCATTGATCCGGCATCGGTTTCGCCCGAACTTCTGCAACCGGGTGCGTGCTTTGTGACATTAAAGAAATCCGGCCAGCTTCGCGGCTGCATCGGGTCGGTGATGGCGCATCGCGATCTGGCGACGGACCTTTGTGAAAATGCCTTCAAGGCCGGGTTTGGCGACCCGCGCTTTCCGGCCCTTCGCCAAGATGAATTGAATGACGATCTGGAATTATCCATCTCCGTCCTGTCCCCGCCGCGTGATTTTCCGTTTGAAAGCGAGGCCGATCTGATCGCCAAACTGACACCCCATGAGGATGGCATCATCCTGTCGGATGGCAATCATCGTGGCTTGTTCCTGCCACAGGTCTGGGAGCAATTGCCCGATCCGGCGGATTTCGTGGCACAATTGAAACGCAAGGCCGGGCTTTCGACGGATCACTGGTCGGATCGCATGCGCGCCCAACGGTTTGTCACGCGCGGCATATCGGGCAAGGACATCGCGCCCAGGGATTTCTGGCAGCAACCGCCCCCGATGTCATGA
- a CDS encoding AbiJ-NTD4 domain-containing protein, producing MLFFERMKTQRGEWPKTFEKNHFPDNARTQCWQLLSPKIRNFEIIVRILRHAVGVYKLNNVGSPSAYSSERFNYSAELQAFLHNGMDGGSSPQDIDYALTTIELMAQKSGYDSENAIDAVNYRLRLAGVGYKYIDGQLIPVDDEELTNDAVIPTISLLNRDEFTDSYNYLRQAFSDYKEGTSESSQNAIDNTVKAVEAALKVIFKNLGIIYGDKDTYMPLIQKAAENGLFPAIASDKLAPITNELKALGEIRNKEGGHGGPDKKVSDKAVRLAIHHATANLLYIVESYLERKQ from the coding sequence ATGCTATTCTTTGAAAGAATGAAAACACAACGCGGAGAGTGGCCGAAGACCTTTGAGAAAAATCATTTTCCCGACAATGCCCGAACACAATGCTGGCAATTGCTTTCACCCAAAATCCGAAATTTTGAGATAATTGTTCGAATTTTGCGACACGCAGTTGGTGTATACAAACTCAACAATGTGGGTTCACCGAGTGCATATTCATCTGAAAGATTCAATTACAGTGCAGAACTCCAAGCTTTTTTGCACAACGGGATGGATGGAGGAAGTTCGCCACAAGATATTGATTATGCGCTTACCACTATTGAGTTAATGGCTCAAAAGTCTGGTTATGACTCAGAAAATGCCATTGACGCGGTTAATTATAGGCTCCGATTAGCCGGAGTTGGGTACAAGTATATAGATGGCCAGCTAATACCCGTTGATGACGAAGAACTAACAAATGACGCAGTTATTCCAACGATAAGCCTTTTGAATAGGGATGAATTCACAGATTCATACAATTATCTGCGTCAGGCTTTTAGTGATTACAAAGAAGGAACCAGTGAAAGTTCTCAGAACGCGATAGACAATACGGTTAAAGCAGTTGAGGCTGCTCTCAAGGTTATTTTCAAGAACCTCGGGATAATCTACGGCGACAAAGATACCTATATGCCATTAATACAAAAAGCGGCAGAAAACGGTCTATTTCCAGCGATTGCGTCCGACAAACTGGCACCTATAACCAATGAGTTAAAAGCACTAGGTGAAATCCGAAATAAAGAGGGCGGTCACGGCGGTCCCGATAAAAAGGTTTCAGACAAGGCGGTTCGCCTTGCGATACATCATGCAACTGCCAACCTTCTATATATCGTTGAGTCATATCTGGAACGGAAACAATAA
- the amrS gene encoding AmmeMemoRadiSam system radical SAM enzyme, protein MQANNVVDTVPGRYWHHLEDGRIQCDVCPRFCKLKDGQRGLCFVRAREGDQVVLTTWGRSSGFCIDPIEKKPLNHFLPGTPILSFGTAGCNLTCKFCQNYEISKAREMDRLGSLATPEMIARTAKEYGCSAVAFTYNDPVIFLEYAVDVAQACREAGIRTVAVTAGYIGDKAREEFFRHMDAANVDIKGFTEDFYHKLCSAHLADVLETLKYLKHETGVWFELTNLLIPGENDSDAEFDEMTSWVAGELGPDVPMHFTAFHPDWKMMDHPRTPPATLIRAREIAMKNGIRYAYVGNVHDKAGSSTFCHHCGHILIGRDWYQLSDWNLDAHGACTQCGTHCAGVFQPRPGTWGPKRQPVRLAGPTAASAPPS, encoded by the coding sequence ATGCAAGCGAACAATGTAGTCGATACCGTTCCCGGCCGATACTGGCATCATCTTGAGGATGGTCGTATCCAGTGTGATGTCTGCCCGCGCTTTTGCAAGCTGAAGGACGGGCAACGGGGCTTGTGTTTTGTCCGGGCACGCGAGGGTGATCAGGTGGTTTTGACCACATGGGGCCGGTCATCGGGCTTTTGCATTGATCCGATCGAGAAAAAGCCGCTTAACCATTTCTTGCCTGGCACCCCGATCCTGTCCTTTGGTACGGCGGGCTGTAACCTGACCTGCAAGTTCTGCCAGAATTACGAGATTTCCAAGGCGCGTGAAATGGACAGGCTGGGATCGCTTGCGACGCCTGAAATGATCGCCAGAACCGCCAAGGAATATGGCTGTTCGGCAGTTGCGTTTACCTATAACGATCCGGTGATTTTTCTGGAATATGCGGTGGATGTGGCGCAGGCCTGCCGGGAGGCCGGCATTCGTACCGTCGCCGTCACGGCGGGTTATATTGGCGATAAAGCCCGCGAGGAATTCTTCCGCCATATGGATGCGGCCAATGTGGATATTAAGGGCTTTACCGAGGATTTCTATCACAAGCTTTGTTCCGCCCATCTGGCCGATGTTCTGGAAACCCTGAAATACCTTAAACATGAAACCGGGGTGTGGTTCGAGCTGACCAATCTGTTGATCCCCGGCGAGAATGACAGTGACGCGGAATTCGATGAAATGACGTCATGGGTGGCGGGTGAACTTGGCCCTGACGTGCCGATGCATTTCACCGCCTTTCATCCCGACTGGAAAATGATGGATCATCCTCGCACTCCGCCCGCGACCCTGATCCGGGCGCGCGAGATCGCGATGAAAAACGGCATTCGCTATGCTTATGTCGGCAATGTCCATGACAAGGCGGGATCAAGCACCTTTTGCCATCACTGTGGTCACATCCTGATCGGGCGGGACTGGTATCAGTTATCGGACTGGAACCTTGATGCGCACGGGGCCTGCACCCAATGTGGTACCCATTGCGCAGGTGTGTTCCAACCGCGCCCCGGCACATGGGGGCCAAAGCGCCAGCCGGTGCGTCTGGCCGGGCCAACTGCGGCTTCGGCACCACCATCCTGA